From Flavobacterium alkalisoli, the proteins below share one genomic window:
- a CDS encoding o-succinylbenzoate synthase, translated as MKASYKKYILKFKRPSGTSRGVLTEKETWFLLLEENGKTGIGECGILRTLSIDDRPDYEEKLKWVCDNISLGKDKLWEELIEFPSIQFGVEMAFQSLQSEDSFLLFPSQFTSGQENISINGLVWMGEEPFMKEQIEDKLKQGFNCIKLKIGAIDFTRELALLEFIRDNFSAEQIEIRVDANGAFTSSEALGKLNQLSKFQLHSIEQPIKQNQIDSMTELCKETPLPIALDEELIGVFGKEDKENLLQKIKPQYIILKPSLIGGFKGSMEWIELAEKYNIGWWITSALESNIGLNAIAQWTFTLNNPMPQGLGTGGLYTNNFDCPLEVKQGQLIYNKELSWNVNL; from the coding sequence ATGAAAGCTTCATACAAAAAATATATACTAAAATTTAAACGCCCCAGCGGAACTTCGCGGGGCGTTCTTACTGAAAAGGAAACCTGGTTTCTACTTTTAGAAGAAAATGGTAAAACCGGAATAGGGGAGTGTGGTATACTGCGAACCCTTAGTATTGATGACCGGCCCGATTATGAAGAGAAACTTAAATGGGTTTGTGATAATATCAGCTTAGGTAAGGATAAACTATGGGAAGAACTTATTGAGTTCCCATCTATTCAGTTTGGTGTGGAAATGGCTTTTCAGTCACTTCAGTCAGAAGATTCATTTTTACTTTTCCCTTCTCAATTTACTTCCGGACAAGAAAACATCTCCATAAACGGACTAGTATGGATGGGAGAAGAACCGTTTATGAAGGAGCAGATTGAGGATAAACTGAAGCAGGGATTCAATTGTATAAAGCTTAAAATAGGCGCTATCGATTTTACAAGAGAACTAGCTCTTTTAGAATTTATAAGAGATAATTTTAGCGCTGAACAAATTGAAATAAGAGTTGATGCTAACGGTGCCTTTACTTCAAGTGAAGCATTAGGTAAATTAAACCAATTATCAAAATTTCAATTACATAGTATTGAACAGCCAATCAAACAAAATCAAATAGACAGTATGACTGAGTTATGTAAAGAGACTCCGCTGCCTATTGCCCTTGATGAAGAACTTATTGGTGTTTTTGGTAAAGAAGACAAGGAAAACCTGTTACAGAAAATAAAGCCACAATACATTATTTTAAAGCCCAGCCTTATTGGAGGCTTTAAAGGCAGCATGGAATGGATTGAATTGGCCGAAAAATATAATATCGGTTGGTGGATAACATCTGCACTGGAAAGTAATATTGGACTTAATGCTATAGCCCAATGGACATTTACCTTAAACAATCCTATGCCACAGGGATTAGGAACCGGCGGATTATATACCAATAATTTTGATTGTCCACTTGAAGTAAAACAAGGTCAATTAATTTATAATAAAGAACTTAGCTGGAATGTAAATTTGTAA
- a CDS encoding helix-turn-helix transcriptional regulator, with protein MNYKTYIPTENLNPYVRFFWSLDNSMEIAPLQSFRAMADGCPGIIFQHPDDGCFYQKEKALPQIFLYGQSTKFTELTLKGKMNAIGIYLHPSSLKLIFGLNPEELTDSCLDVNELCKKTGFSLLEQLNDAKTVKQRIEILSVFLFLHIKANDFNKNEVMAYALSAIMRSGGNIILRDLQEQLQMSERTFERKFKEYVGITPKLFTRICRFQSSLNQMRNNTFEKLSDVAFQNDYSDQSHFIRSFREFAGFSPNQYQNFSKEVVENLSQLKK; from the coding sequence ATGAATTATAAAACCTACATACCTACAGAAAACCTGAACCCATATGTTCGTTTTTTCTGGTCTTTGGATAACAGTATGGAGATTGCTCCATTACAGAGTTTCAGAGCAATGGCCGATGGTTGCCCCGGTATTATATTTCAACATCCTGATGATGGTTGTTTTTATCAAAAGGAAAAAGCACTGCCTCAGATATTCCTTTACGGACAATCAACAAAATTTACAGAACTTACCTTAAAAGGTAAAATGAATGCTATAGGTATTTATCTTCACCCAAGTTCGTTAAAACTTATTTTCGGACTTAATCCCGAAGAGCTTACCGATTCCTGTCTTGATGTAAATGAACTTTGTAAAAAAACCGGGTTTTCTCTTTTAGAACAGCTTAATGATGCCAAAACTGTTAAACAACGTATAGAAATTCTTTCTGTATTTCTTTTTCTGCATATCAAGGCTAATGATTTTAATAAAAATGAAGTCATGGCTTATGCATTATCAGCCATCATGCGATCGGGAGGAAACATTATACTTCGAGATTTACAGGAACAGTTACAGATGTCTGAACGCACATTTGAAAGAAAGTTTAAAGAATATGTTGGTATTACCCCTAAACTGTTTACAAGAATATGCCGTTTTCAGTCTTCACTCAATCAAATGAGGAATAATACTTTTGAAAAGCTCTCTGATGTTGCTTTTCAAAATGATTATTCAGATCAGTCTCATTTTATAAGATCTTTCAGAGAATTTGCAGGTTTTTCCCCTAACCAGTATCAGAACTTTTCTAAAGAAGTGGTAGAAAACCTGTCTCAACTAAAAAAATAA
- a CDS encoding NAD(P)-dependent oxidoreductase — MNLIIFGASGGTGKLLTHQALQNGYNVTAYVRTPENFTLKHPRLKVAKGDILNAIEVEHAIYGHDAVLSCIGSPANKIGVIRSQGTKNIITAMQKAGIKRFICQTSLGYGDSVKTLDRTPWYFKHLIVPYILKKGFADHALQEKHIKESNLDWVIARPGNLTDGNHTGRYQHGFAADSKNIQVKISRADVADFMLKQIESDTYLRKTPGLSY, encoded by the coding sequence ATGAACTTAATTATTTTTGGAGCTTCCGGAGGAACAGGGAAGCTTTTAACTCATCAGGCATTACAAAACGGATACAATGTAACAGCTTATGTGCGCACTCCTGAAAACTTCACTCTTAAGCATCCTAGACTTAAAGTAGCAAAAGGAGATATCTTAAATGCAATAGAGGTAGAACATGCTATTTACGGCCATGATGCTGTTTTATCCTGTATAGGTTCACCGGCAAACAAAATAGGGGTTATACGTTCACAGGGAACGAAAAATATTATCACTGCAATGCAGAAAGCAGGAATAAAACGCTTTATATGCCAAACCTCTTTAGGTTATGGAGACAGTGTAAAGACACTTGACAGGACTCCCTGGTACTTTAAACACCTTATAGTTCCTTACATACTAAAAAAAGGCTTTGCCGATCATGCTTTGCAGGAAAAACATATAAAAGAAAGTAACCTGGATTGGGTAATTGCAAGGCCTGGAAATCTTACTGATGGTAATCATACAGGCAGATACCAGCATGGTTTTGCTGCAGACTCTAAAAATATTCAGGTAAAAATATCAAGGGCAGATGTAGCAGATTTTATGCTGAAACAAATAGAAAGCGATACCTACCTGAGAAAAACTCCCGGGTTATCTTATTAA
- a CDS encoding acyl-CoA dehydrogenase family protein codes for MNITFLNDPKLSILLPVIYLAWQDDILTKDEFKALNNFINNQDSFTKAEKEFLKSKIDLNTPPGRSELFHWKDLINRALKNNKKPGSLTQLGFLIANADRQVYTKEDIQKFESSFAQLESDLGIMSQEVISGLCETRDTITNKHETVESFSAQKMTALLDGDQAPVINRIKGIINSPEFAFETSTDTAVYREKVLEWCKILAKEGYGSYAYPKKYGGSGDIEGYFTIMETLSYHDLSLVIKFGVQFGLWGMSVMFLGTEKHFKKYLNDIGKLEIPGGFAMTETHHGSNVKGIQTTATYNHETRSFTITTPTEYDRKEYIGNAAVHGEMVTVFAKLIIDDHDYGVNAFIVPIRDKERNVLNGVRIKDCGHKMGLNGVDNGIIYFDNVEIPYDNMLDRFAQVNEKGEFVTSIPSDNRRFFTMLGTLVGGRIGIPRSALAAAKTGLAIAIKYGDNRRQFGPDGGFEVPILNYRMHQQRLMPYLANAYAMHFGLQYLTQRFLNRTEYDMQEIEALAAGMKSYSSWNTRDTLQECREACGGKGYLSENRLDDLKNDTEIYTTFEGDNTVLMQLVAKNRLGEFRKQFGEMNIATIFSYVLDQAKTAVTEKNPFATRNTDDKHLKDAEFHLHAFKYREKELVGSAARRFKKLVDDGLDTFDAANIMHPHMLQIAYAYLDRVFLEQFQQQLEKADESLKEVLTRLYNLFAVNKLLENKSWYLEQGYMEGSKTKALRKLFSQLCWEIRRDAVPLVDAFNIPENCLAPIVTTKSKEA; via the coding sequence ATGAATATTACTTTTCTAAATGACCCCAAGCTTTCAATACTCCTACCTGTTATCTATTTAGCTTGGCAGGATGATATTTTAACCAAAGACGAATTTAAGGCACTCAACAACTTTATAAATAATCAGGATAGCTTTACTAAAGCCGAAAAAGAGTTTCTTAAATCAAAGATAGATTTAAATACCCCTCCCGGAAGATCTGAACTTTTTCATTGGAAAGACCTCATAAACCGTGCGTTAAAAAACAATAAGAAGCCGGGTAGTTTAACCCAACTTGGTTTTTTAATTGCCAATGCCGACAGGCAGGTTTACACTAAAGAGGATATACAGAAGTTTGAAAGTTCTTTTGCTCAGCTTGAATCGGATTTAGGTATTATGAGCCAGGAAGTGATTTCAGGCCTGTGTGAAACACGTGATACCATTACCAATAAACATGAGACAGTAGAGAGTTTCAGTGCACAAAAAATGACTGCTTTGCTTGATGGAGATCAGGCTCCTGTTATAAACAGGATTAAAGGAATTATTAATAGTCCTGAATTCGCTTTTGAAACTTCAACAGACACTGCTGTTTACAGAGAAAAGGTTTTGGAATGGTGTAAGATATTAGCCAAAGAAGGCTATGGTTCTTATGCTTATCCAAAAAAATATGGAGGCTCGGGAGATATCGAAGGATATTTTACAATTATGGAAACGCTTAGCTACCATGATCTAAGCCTTGTTATAAAGTTCGGGGTTCAGTTTGGTTTGTGGGGAATGAGTGTTATGTTTCTTGGGACTGAAAAACATTTTAAAAAATACCTGAACGATATTGGTAAACTCGAAATACCGGGTGGTTTTGCTATGACAGAAACCCATCATGGGTCTAATGTAAAAGGTATACAAACCACTGCAACTTATAATCATGAAACCAGATCTTTTACCATTACTACCCCTACCGAGTATGATCGCAAGGAATATATAGGTAATGCAGCTGTACATGGTGAAATGGTTACTGTTTTTGCTAAGCTTATTATTGATGACCATGATTATGGTGTAAATGCTTTTATAGTCCCCATAAGAGATAAGGAAAGAAATGTATTAAATGGTGTACGCATTAAAGATTGCGGTCATAAGATGGGGCTTAACGGAGTTGATAACGGCATTATCTATTTTGATAATGTAGAAATTCCTTATGACAATATGCTGGACCGCTTTGCTCAGGTAAATGAAAAAGGAGAATTTGTAACTTCTATACCGAGTGATAACCGTAGGTTCTTTACAATGCTGGGAACACTTGTAGGTGGCCGTATAGGTATACCTCGATCAGCATTAGCGGCTGCAAAAACAGGATTAGCTATTGCTATAAAATATGGGGATAACAGAAGGCAATTTGGCCCTGACGGCGGATTTGAAGTGCCAATACTAAATTACAGGATGCATCAGCAGCGATTAATGCCTTATCTGGCTAATGCTTATGCAATGCATTTTGGATTACAGTATTTGACTCAACGTTTTTTAAACAGGACAGAATATGATATGCAGGAAATTGAGGCTCTTGCTGCCGGAATGAAATCATATTCTTCTTGGAATACCAGAGATACTCTTCAGGAATGTCGTGAAGCTTGTGGCGGTAAAGGATATCTTTCTGAAAATCGTTTGGATGATTTAAAAAACGATACAGAAATCTATACCACTTTTGAAGGGGATAACACAGTTTTGATGCAATTAGTGGCTAAAAACCGCTTAGGGGAATTCCGTAAACAGTTTGGTGAAATGAATATTGCCACAATTTTCAGTTATGTGTTGGATCAGGCAAAAACAGCTGTTACAGAGAAAAACCCTTTTGCTACAAGAAACACAGATGACAAACACCTAAAAGATGCAGAGTTTCATTTACACGCTTTTAAATACAGGGAAAAAGAGCTTGTTGGTTCGGCTGCCAGAAGGTTTAAAAAACTGGTAGATGATGGCCTGGACACTTTTGATGCAGCAAATATAATGCATCCCCACATGTTACAGATAGCTTATGCTTATCTTGACAGGGTATTTTTAGAACAGTTTCAGCAACAGTTAGAAAAAGCTGATGAGTCTTTAAAAGAGGTGCTTACAAGATTATATAATCTTTTTGCTGTAAATAAATTACTTGAGAATAAGTCATGGTATCTGGAACAGGGTTATATGGAAGGAAGTAAAACAAAAGCACTCCGTAAACTGTTTAGCCAGTTGTGTTGGGAAATAAGAAGAGATGCTGTTCCGTTGGTTGATGCTTTCAATATCCCTGAAAATTGCCTCGCTCCTATTGTAACTACCAAATCTAAAGAAGCATAA
- a CDS encoding cation diffusion facilitator family transporter: MTGNSKIAIYGALAANLAIAVVKFVAASVTGSSAMISEGIHSTVDSGNSLLLLLGMKRSQKPADRTHPFGHGKEIYFWSLIVAILVFSLGGGMSVYEGITHLQHPVELKDPFWNYIVLFSSIIFEGASLFYAIRQFNKSRGELGFWKEVSLSKDPGLFAVIYEESAAIIGLLIALAGVFLGHYLNNPLYDALASMLIGLVLIIVAIIMVKESKGLLVGESADSEIVKGIYRLVESDNRVKTLYFPLTMHLAPDEILLALDVEFQSDMTVENLFSTIKQLEDEIKKKFPTVKKIYIEAKNFGGQERPWMIESTD; encoded by the coding sequence ATGACAGGAAACTCTAAAATAGCCATATACGGGGCTCTGGCAGCCAATTTAGCAATTGCAGTAGTAAAATTTGTAGCAGCTTCAGTAACAGGAAGCTCAGCCATGATATCAGAAGGTATCCACAGTACTGTAGACAGCGGCAATTCGTTGCTTCTATTATTAGGTATGAAGCGAAGCCAAAAGCCAGCTGACAGGACCCACCCGTTTGGTCATGGTAAGGAAATTTACTTCTGGTCTTTAATTGTTGCAATCCTTGTATTCTCTTTAGGTGGTGGTATGTCTGTTTATGAAGGGATAACCCATTTACAGCATCCTGTAGAGCTTAAAGATCCGTTTTGGAATTACATTGTACTTTTTTCGTCTATTATTTTTGAAGGAGCTTCACTTTTTTACGCTATAAGACAGTTTAACAAAAGTAGGGGAGAACTTGGTTTCTGGAAAGAAGTAAGCCTTAGTAAAGATCCCGGGCTTTTTGCAGTTATTTATGAAGAAAGCGCTGCTATTATAGGGTTGTTAATAGCCTTGGCCGGAGTATTTTTAGGGCACTACTTAAACAATCCATTATATGATGCGCTGGCATCAATGCTTATTGGATTGGTACTGATTATCGTTGCCATAATAATGGTTAAGGAAAGTAAAGGACTTTTGGTAGGGGAAAGCGCAGATAGCGAAATAGTAAAAGGTATTTACAGACTTGTAGAAAGTGACAATCGTGTAAAAACCTTATATTTTCCTTTAACCATGCATTTGGCACCAGACGAAATTTTACTTGCTCTGGATGTTGAATTTCAAAGTGATATGACAGTTGAAAATCTTTTCAGTACCATTAAACAACTGGAAGACGAAATAAAAAAGAAATTCCCTACAGTAAAAAAGATATATATAGAAGCTAAAAACTTTGGAGGTCAGGAACGTCCATGGATGATAGAAAGTACGGATTAA
- a CDS encoding GAF domain-containing sensor histidine kinase: MKHLPLHLQKDINDISQISAIPIMLNVICQTTGMGFAAVARVTEEHWITCSVRDDIGFGLKPGDELEIKTTICDEIRQSGEGVIIDSVKDHPHFCSHHTPLMYGFQSYISIPIFKNDGSFFGTLCAIDPNPNIVTSEAVTGMFKLFASLISFHLNTLDSVRNIESQFIAEKVFNIQLEKKVFERTQQLEKSNKELIKINKELQSFNYISSHDLQEPLRKIQTIASLIEEREIDNLTERGKDYFNRIRMSAAKMQELISDLLKYSKTNPDENNFKNIDLNSITKEIIQDLEEVIRRKEANIVIDVKHKINALDFQVKQLLFNLISNALKFIKTNNKPIIKVSDKIGLGKSFDIDNLIPNVEYCCITIEDNGIGFEQKYSAKIFELFQSLHQRSKYEGTGIGLTIVKKIVENHNGIITAHGEPDKGAVFSVYLPQ, from the coding sequence ATGAAACATTTGCCTTTGCATCTTCAAAAAGATATCAATGACATTAGTCAAATTTCGGCTATACCTATTATGCTTAATGTTATTTGTCAAACAACAGGGATGGGATTTGCGGCGGTAGCACGTGTAACTGAGGAGCATTGGATAACATGTAGTGTGCGTGATGATATTGGTTTTGGATTAAAACCAGGTGATGAACTTGAAATTAAAACTACAATTTGTGATGAGATTAGACAATCAGGTGAAGGTGTTATTATAGATTCTGTAAAAGATCATCCACATTTTTGTTCTCATCATACACCTTTAATGTATGGTTTTCAAAGTTATATTTCTATCCCCATATTTAAAAATGATGGAAGCTTTTTCGGTACATTATGTGCTATTGACCCAAACCCAAATATAGTTACATCTGAAGCTGTTACGGGGATGTTTAAACTTTTTGCAAGCCTTATTTCCTTTCATCTTAATACGTTAGATTCGGTAAGAAATATAGAATCACAATTTATCGCAGAAAAGGTTTTTAATATTCAGTTAGAGAAAAAAGTCTTTGAACGTACCCAACAACTGGAAAAAAGCAATAAAGAGCTAATAAAAATAAATAAGGAGTTACAGTCTTTTAATTATATTTCCAGCCACGATTTACAGGAGCCATTACGTAAAATACAAACAATAGCATCTTTAATCGAGGAAAGGGAAATAGATAATCTTACAGAAAGAGGTAAAGACTATTTTAATCGAATTAGAATGTCTGCAGCAAAAATGCAGGAGTTAATAAGTGATCTGCTCAAATACTCTAAAACAAATCCTGATGAAAACAACTTTAAAAATATTGATTTAAATTCAATAACTAAAGAGATTATACAAGATTTAGAAGAAGTTATAAGACGGAAAGAGGCAAATATTGTTATAGATGTAAAACATAAAATTAATGCTCTTGATTTCCAGGTTAAGCAGCTTTTATTTAATCTTATAAGCAATGCTTTAAAGTTTATAAAAACCAATAATAAACCAATAATAAAAGTATCTGATAAAATAGGTTTAGGAAAATCTTTTGATATAGACAATCTAATTCCTAATGTTGAATACTGCTGTATAACTATAGAAGATAACGGAATTGGATTTGAACAAAAATACAGTGCTAAAATATTTGAACTCTTTCAAAGTCTCCATCAACGTTCAAAATATGAAGGTACCGGCATAGGTCTTACTATAGTTAAAAAAATAGTTGAAAATCATAATGGTATAATAACTGCTCATGGAGAACCTGATAAAGGGGCTGTTTTTTCAGTATATCTCCCTCAGTAG
- a CDS encoding acyl-CoA thioesterase — MKFHTRKWVKPEDLNANGTLFGGKLLAWIDEEAALYSIIQLENQRVVTKHMSEINFMSSAQQGDIVEIGIDVVRFGTTSLVLKCEVRNKMTHEKIITVDNITMVNLDSFGKPAPHGKTKIEYVKDRIAANNR; from the coding sequence ATGAAGTTCCACACAAGAAAATGGGTTAAGCCCGAAGATTTAAATGCTAACGGTACATTGTTTGGGGGGAAGCTATTGGCATGGATTGATGAGGAAGCTGCTTTATACTCTATAATTCAGCTTGAAAACCAACGTGTAGTTACCAAACACATGTCTGAAATCAATTTTATGAGCTCAGCACAGCAGGGCGATATCGTTGAGATAGGTATTGATGTGGTTCGTTTTGGTACTACTTCCTTAGTATTAAAATGTGAGGTACGTAATAAAATGACTCATGAAAAGATTATAACGGTAGATAATATTACTATGGTAAATCTTGATAGTTTTGGCAAACCGGCACCACATGGAAAAACTAAAATAGAGTATGTAAAAGACCGTATAGCGGCCAACAACCGTTAA
- a CDS encoding mechanosensitive ion channel family protein gives MDAFNWAYKILRDLDFSRTTATYGNLMINIVVIVLVALILDFISKKILVAAFSVLAKRTKTAFDDFLVENRATKYVAHLVPTLFIYQTLPVALKNFKYWEAVFEKGMKTFIILLFLWIIRSILHSVKDYLKTKPTYSDKPIDSYIQVMMIILWMFAIISVILMLFGVEIGALLGALGAISAIILLIFRDTILGFVASIQVSVNDMVRIGDWITIEKYGADGDVIEINLATVKVRNFDNTTTTLPTYSLISDSFKNWRGMVNSGGRRIKRHILIKANSVRFVTGEEIEKFRKIQMLQSYIDHRQADIDKFNSLNAADKSISINGRNLTNLGLFRKYINQYIENHPAINKDMTMMCRHLQPTEKGIPIEIYAFTSDKRWVNYEYIMADIFDHIIAAVPYFGLEIFELPSNSNKAAFVEPDN, from the coding sequence ATGGACGCATTTAACTGGGCATATAAAATATTAAGAGATTTAGATTTTAGCCGAACAACAGCTACATACGGTAATCTTATGATTAATATTGTAGTTATTGTACTGGTAGCACTTATCCTTGATTTTATTTCTAAAAAAATACTGGTTGCTGCTTTTAGTGTTTTGGCTAAAAGGACAAAAACTGCTTTTGACGACTTTTTAGTTGAAAACAGGGCTACCAAATATGTTGCCCATTTAGTGCCTACCCTATTTATTTACCAAACGCTTCCTGTAGCTCTTAAAAACTTTAAATATTGGGAAGCTGTTTTTGAAAAAGGGATGAAAACGTTTATCATTCTTCTTTTTCTGTGGATTATAAGAAGCATACTGCACTCTGTAAAAGACTATTTAAAAACAAAACCGACTTATAGTGACAAGCCTATAGATAGTTACATACAGGTTATGATGATCATCTTATGGATGTTTGCCATAATCTCTGTAATATTAATGCTTTTTGGGGTTGAAATAGGCGCGCTATTAGGAGCTTTAGGTGCAATTTCGGCGATTATATTATTGATATTCAGGGATACCATACTCGGTTTTGTAGCCAGTATCCAGGTGAGTGTTAATGATATGGTGCGTATTGGCGACTGGATAACTATTGAAAAATACGGTGCCGATGGTGATGTTATTGAAATTAACCTTGCTACAGTAAAGGTTAGAAACTTTGACAACACGACCACCACCCTGCCAACATATAGCCTGATTTCTGATTCTTTTAAAAACTGGAGAGGTATGGTCAACTCCGGAGGGCGAAGAATTAAAAGACATATACTTATAAAAGCAAACAGCGTACGCTTTGTTACCGGAGAAGAGATTGAAAAATTCAGGAAGATACAAATGCTGCAGTCTTATATAGACCATCGTCAGGCTGATATTGATAAGTTTAATAGCCTTAATGCTGCGGATAAGAGTATATCTATTAACGGGCGTAACCTTACTAATTTAGGGTTGTTTAGGAAATATATAAATCAGTATATAGAAAATCATCCGGCAATCAATAAGGACATGACCATGATGTGCAGGCACCTTCAGCCAACTGAAAAAGGCATACCCATCGAGATTTATGCTTTTACATCCGATAAACGTTGGGTAAATTATGAGTATATAATGGCCGATATATTTGACCACATAATAGCTGCAGTACCTTATTTTGGACTTGAAATATTTGAACTTCCTTCAAACAGTAACAAGGCTGCTTTTGTAGAGCCAGATAATTAA
- a CDS encoding DUF3817 domain-containing protein produces MVKFFKIIATLEGISLLVLLFFAYVYRVDQLVRIIGMAHGMLFITYIVLAIMLFSEEKWPVKKLLIVCVASVIPFGTFYIENKYFKQSSNA; encoded by the coding sequence ATGGTAAAGTTTTTTAAGATAATTGCAACACTTGAAGGTATATCTCTATTAGTTTTATTGTTCTTTGCATATGTATATAGAGTTGATCAATTAGTACGTATAATAGGTATGGCTCACGGAATGCTTTTTATTACTTATATTGTTTTGGCAATTATGCTTTTTAGTGAAGAAAAGTGGCCTGTAAAAAAGTTGCTGATTGTTTGTGTGGCATCGGTAATTCCTTTTGGTACTTTTTATATTGAAAATAAATACTTTAAACAATCTTCAAACGCATAA
- a CDS encoding DUF6155 family protein, whose amino-acid sequence MSKRDLKKYLSGLTKDQLEEQFIEMYDKFSEVKTYYNFVFNPKEDKLEQEAKVKISNEYFPVKSKKAKMRRSVAQKYIKHFIALGADPYMIADIMLFNLEIAQSYSAERQIGYSSFYKSMLNSYKQVTDFVITNGMAQDFKKRLKSIHDEAFVQHWENRKEFERIYDNFE is encoded by the coding sequence ATGAGCAAAAGAGACCTTAAAAAATACCTTTCGGGATTAACTAAAGATCAACTTGAAGAACAATTCATCGAAATGTACGACAAATTTAGTGAAGTAAAAACTTACTATAATTTTGTTTTTAACCCCAAAGAAGATAAGCTGGAACAGGAAGCGAAAGTGAAAATTTCAAATGAATATTTTCCTGTAAAAAGTAAGAAGGCAAAGATGCGAAGGTCTGTTGCACAAAAATACATCAAACATTTTATAGCTCTTGGTGCCGATCCTTATATGATAGCCGATATAATGTTGTTTAATCTGGAAATAGCACAAAGCTATTCAGCAGAAAGACAAATAGGATACTCCTCATTTTACAAGAGCATGCTTAACTCTTATAAACAAGTAACCGATTTTGTTATTACCAATGGCATGGCTCAGGATTTTAAAAAGAGATTAAAGTCCATTCATGATGAGGCTTTTGTACAGCATTGGGAAAACCGAAAGGAATTTGAAAGGATATATGATAATTTTGAATAG
- the nfi gene encoding deoxyribonuclease V (cleaves DNA at apurinic or apyrimidinic sites), with protein MLNYNNISIAEATALQNELRYKLVLQTYNKNITTIAGGDISHNKDTDIVYAGVVVLSYPQMVLQSYSLVVAKTSFPYVPQYLGFREVPALMLAWNQLPVKPDLLVLDGQGITHPRRMGIASHFGVLADVTTIGCAKNMLFGKYDPLGLEKFNTSEIYNSGELLGYALRTKTGVKPVYISPGHKITVEDSLDVMKHCVLKHRIPEPTRLAHEKVNLFRVGKLQSGYHMADIQTNLFL; from the coding sequence ATGCTAAATTATAACAACATTTCCATTGCAGAGGCTACTGCACTTCAAAATGAACTTAGGTATAAGTTGGTACTGCAAACATACAACAAAAATATTACTACTATAGCAGGAGGCGATATTTCACATAATAAAGATACTGATATAGTATATGCAGGGGTTGTTGTTTTAAGCTATCCGCAAATGGTTTTACAGTCTTATTCTCTGGTAGTTGCTAAGACATCTTTCCCTTATGTACCACAATATTTGGGTTTTAGAGAAGTCCCGGCTTTAATGCTGGCCTGGAACCAATTGCCTGTTAAACCGGATTTACTTGTTTTGGACGGACAGGGAATTACACATCCCAGACGAATGGGTATTGCTTCTCATTTTGGAGTTTTGGCAGATGTAACAACTATTGGTTGTGCTAAAAATATGTTGTTTGGTAAGTATGACCCGCTTGGTTTGGAAAAGTTTAACACCAGTGAGATTTATAATTCAGGAGAGTTGTTGGGCTATGCGCTTCGCACTAAAACAGGTGTTAAACCTGTATATATTTCGCCGGGACATAAAATAACAGTTGAAGATTCCTTAGATGTTATGAAGCATTGTGTGCTTAAACACAGGATACCAGAACCTACACGACTGGCACATGAAAAAGTAAACCTGTTTAGAGTTGGTAAGCTTCAGTCAGGTTATCATATGGCAGATATACAGACTAATCTGTTCCTATAG